The Oncorhynchus tshawytscha isolate Ot180627B linkage group LG16, Otsh_v2.0, whole genome shotgun sequence nucleotide sequence TTTGAAAAGATATCTAAAGTGTTTGAACATTTGAAATATTTCCACCATATGAAACTATCATATATTGATTTGAAAAACATCTAGTGATTGGTGATGGAAAAGCCAGAAATCCCACAGTGTTCCATCTCTGTGTTCACTGTGGTGTTGACTTCCTGTGACTGGGTCGGGGTGTCGGTTTCCCGGATGAACACAGCATCATAGGAGGGATTTCCACACTGTTGGTCTGATCATGACAACATAGTCACTTTGCATAACATCCTGGACCGAAGACATGTTTCCAGACAGTTTTATAATCCAAATAaccatgttttatttttcatcaCATTGTTAAGGTATACTGCATATTCAGACTGCTTTTTAAAAAATGACACATTTAATATTGATTTTATAGCTAGTACACAACAGTGTCTCTAAGAGTTTGAAGATTGTTTACCTTCATTGGAAAAACAAAGGTGAACCATAGCATAAGTGTATAATATCCCAATGTCACATATTGGGAACACATTTGTATGCGGAGTAAACATGGTAGAGCAGTGTCTCTCAGAGCCTTCTCCAACGCTGAGTGCACTAAGTTCACATAGTTGCCTACTGACAATTTACATAATGGACTCTAATGACATTAGTAAAAAAGCAGATATCAACGAGAGTCCATAATGGCTTCAGAACTATCGTGttgtctcccccccccctccacactctaaccccACACATCACCCCACCACATTGACACAAACTTTGTGGCAACTGCAAGTGGAAGGTTAAGACTTGCAAAATATGTGCTTTCTGAAAACCAAAAAGAGGAAGAAGAACGTTTGGGGACGGGGTGAAGAACAATTTGTGACAAAAATAGCCAGGCGGAGTTGACAGTTCTGCCACGAAGTAGAAATGTATAAATATGTATGAGAGAACAAGATAAGTttgagagagaagtagagatagGGGttacagagacagcgagagcgagagcgagagagtgggagagagagagagataaagccgGCGCTCTAGTACAGTGTCAACTCCCCCTGTTTGGCCTTCTGAGACAACAGCAATACTGGGAAGTCAGCGTGAAATACATTATCAGTTGGAGGATAATTGAACACTAATCACAAGGTTATTATCTAGCTAGTCATTATCAAGGTTATTCCATTGAAATGCATAACGCCCACTAGCAAGAACCCTCTACTGAAAGGACAACAGTCAGATGGAAGAAGCTCTGTTCAAGTCCTTGacactgtctgtccctctgttccaGCAAGGCAGACATTTTCATTGCAATGAGGGGTGATGAGGAGGGTGGAATACGGCCGATAGATGTCCTCCTGGGGACTACAATGCCTTGATCCTTTTTTACATCGAACGTCGCATGACTGAGGGAAGAGGAACAACAAAAAGAGGTCGAGGTCGAAGTGTAGTTCTTTTACTCTCTTAATAAATGTAATTCAATCTGTGTTTCAGCAACACAGAGCTACAGGCCAAGGGGTTTATGTGAAGACAATATTTTAATGCACAGTTTGTCTCacttcccccaccccctcttttacactattCTTAGATGAGGGACATTTCCTGTGAAAATAACACATTCTACTGACAATTATGTGTTTCCATCTCGTTGTGACATTCCGGCTACTTCTCAGACATTCAGTAAGCACAGTATAGTGCGTGTGAGCTACAGACCTGTGTGATTTTATCCTTGACCGGTCATCTGTTTCACTTCTGTGGGCTCTTCCCCAGTTACTGTACTAAGAAGGTTGATCCTCTTTTCCTTCTGACGAGGAGCTAGAGGAGAACAAGAGAAAAGAATCCCACAGCTTGATACAAGACACACATTTGACTTCATGTGTGATCTTTCTATCGatttctctttcactttctctctcgctctctctccccctttcacttccccttcttccccctctctctatccatccttaCCCTCTGTGTCTGTATCCAGCCTAGTCCACTTCCTCTTGGAACTCTGGCTGCTCTCTGACCCAGACAGACTGCTCTCCACTTCCTGGTCGTCTGAGTTGCTCCCTGCAGCCGTGCTTTGGGCTGACTGTAAATGTCAAACAATGACAAGATACTAACGGTCAATGACCTCAAATCAGTTTCAGTTTACAGACTGTGGACATATAGGGAGAGTAGACACTTGCCTTGCCGTTGGAGTAAAGTTTATTCTGTAATCCATAATTCAGAGCCTCAAGGAGCACCACTGTAATTACAGAGAAACATAtcaaacaaaaaaaatggtttCTCCCAGTTTTCACCCGGGTACACACCCAAACTACGTACCACGAAGGCTGCCGGCCCCCAGCTGGAATGGCTGGATAAGAAAACAGGGCTCACAGTACATGCATATAAGGAACATGTCTCAAACTACAAAGACGCTCTCCACAAGACCAAGTCTACCCACTACTCAAATATAATCAGTAAAGGTCATAATAACCTGAAAGTTTTCTTCTGCACAATCAAAaagctacagtactacagccaCAGAATGACTCCCCCCCCCTCAATGCTACAGTTGACCTCTGTCGTCAGTAGCTGGACATCTTCCAAAACAAAATAGACaataaaatacagtgccttgcgaaagtattcggcccccttgagctttgcgaccttttgccacatttcaggcttcaaacataaagatataaaactctatttttttgtgaagaatcaacaacaagtgggatacaatcctgaagtggaacgacatttattggatatttcaaacttttttaacaaatcaaaaactgaaaaattgtgcgtgcaaaattattcagcccttttactttcagtgcagcaaactctctccagaagttcagtgaggatctctgaatgatccaatgttgacctaaatgactaatgatgataaatacaatccacctgtgtgtaatcaagtctccgtataaatgcacctgcactgtgatagtctcagaggtccgttaaaagcgcagagagcatcatgaagaacaaggaacacaccaggcaggtccgaggtactgttgtgaagaagtttaaagccggatttggatacaaaaagatttcccaagctttaaaaatcccaaggagcactgtgcaagcgataatattgaaatggaaggagtatcagaccactgcaaatctaccaagacctggccgtccctctaaactttcagctcatacaaagagaagactgatcagagatgcagccaagaggcccatgatcactctggatgaactgcagagatctacagctgaggtgggagactctgtccataggacaacaatcagtcatatattgcacaaatctggcctttatggaagagtggcaagaagaaagccatttcttaaagatatccataaaaagtgtcgttcaaagtttgccacaagccacctgggagacacaccaaacatgtggaagaaggtgctctggtcagatgaaaccaaaatgtaactttttggcaacaatgcaaaacgttatgtttggcgtaaaagcaacacagctcatcaccctgaacacaagaGTGGCAataagaaagccatttcttaaagatgtccataaaaagtgtcgttcaaagtttgccacaagccacctgggagacacaccaaacatgtggaagaaggtgctctggtcagatgaaaccaaaattgaactttttggcaacaatgcaaaacgttatgtttggcgtaaaagcaacacagctcatcaccctgaacacaccatccccactgtcaaacatggtggtggcagcatcatgatttgggcctgcttttcttcagcagggacagggaagatggttaaaattgatgggaagatggattgagccaaatacaggaccattctggaagaaaacctgatggagtctgcaaaagacctgagactgggacggagatttgtcttccaacaagacaatgatccaaaacataaagcaaaatctacaatggaatggttcaaaaataaacatatccaggtgttagaatggccaagtcaaagtccagccctgaatccaatcgagaatctgtggaaagaactgaaaactgctgttcacaaatgctctccatccaacctcactgagctcgagctgttttgcaaggaggaatgggaaaaaatttcagtctcttgatgtgcaaaactgatagagacataccccaagcgacttacagctgtaatcgcagcaaaaggtggcgctacaaagtattaacttaagggagctgaataattttgcacgcccaatttttcagtttttgatttgttaaaaaagtttgaaatatccaataaatgtcgttccacttcatgattgtgtcccacttgttgttgattcttcacaaaaaaatacagttttatatcattatgtttgaagcctgaaatgtggcaaaaggttgcaaagttcaagggggccgaatactttcacaaggcactgtagatacagCTCAAACAAAGTCCACTGAGTGAGCTCCCTCCATACCCTCGACTCAGCAACCATTTCCTCCCTCTCCGCCTTCTCCCCTCTTGATGCTGAGTTCATCTCTGGTCTAGTCACCAAATCCAAAGCTTCAACCTGCTCACTTGATCCTATGCCCACTTCCCTAGTCAAGACATGTCTTCCTGCAATCTCTCCCCTCACGGTTGTTAACGTGTCCTTCTGTTTTGACACTGATCTGAGGCAGCAGTTAGTGACCCTGGGACACTTCAAATCCGCCCATTATGCTGTCCGCCAGGGAGTCCCACAAGGCTCAGACCTAGGGCCTCTCCTTTTCATCATCTACATCCTACCCCTCGGCCAAATCATCCATCAATACGGTCTGCAATCCCACTGTTACGCTGATGACATGCAAATCTACGTTCACCTCTGACCTCCCCATCATCACTCATAAACTGTCTTCAAGAAATAAAATCATGGATGAGTTCAAACTTCCTGCTCAAGGTCCTCATATCAATATTCATATAATCTCATAATAGTAGAAACAAGTATCATTAGTCACCCACGGACTGGTTCATAATAATGGACTGTTCCACCCGGACTGGTGCATAATAATGGACTGTTCCACCCTGACTGGTTCATAATAATGGACTGTTCCACCCTGACTGGTTCATAATAATGAACTATTTCACAATGACTAGTGCATAATAATGGACTGTTCCACCCTTAATGGTTCATAATAATAGACTATTTCACCCTGACTAGTGCATAATAATGGACTGTTCCATAATAATGGGCTATTCCACCCACGGACTTGTTCATAATAATGGACTTTTCCAACCTGAGTTCCCACACATTGTTTCACATGATATGATTGCAAATGTGACTTTCCTTGAAATTAAGTTGCGGCAATGAGGTGGTTCCAGAACGAGGCAGAGAAAAGAAAAATAAAGTAATAAGATTGAATTTCAACAGTGTTAACAGTAGAAATTCAAGGGTTTGACaattcaaggagttggtctgatggttCACTCTGATGTCATCGGCCTCCCCCTTGATTGCGGCAACAATACAGAAGCAATTGAGGACAAAAGAGTAACTTCTTTTGTGAGCCATGCTACTTTTTGTAATAGACATgtttatatttaatattttattatttcctTGTGTATCTTGAAAGGcgcaaataaaatgtattattattattatatgtactTGTACACATACGCATAGAGCCTTGTCGCGGTGTTCTGTACCTGGATGCAGTGAGATGGTCAGAACAGGGTCTTTCCTGTCCTTAGACTCCTTTCCTGTTCTTTTATCTGCTTTCCCGTCAGCTTCCACCATCTCTGATTGCCCTCCCTCCTGTGGACGGGGTTAGACATATCAAATTACTAAATCAcacatgtgtgtgtcagtggggggtcctcagaggaggaaggggaggaccatcctcctcagtgaattaaaaaaaaatgtaaatggtaAAATATTGAAAAAGTCAtccttttttagataaaactatactaaatgtattcacacatcaccaaataattgattaaaacacactgttttgaaatgaaggtctacagtagcatcaacagcactctgtagggtagcaacatggtgtagccggaggacagcttgCTTCCATCCTCCTTTTGGTGCATTgaattcaatacaaaacctagaaggctcatggttctcatccccttccatagacttgacatgttgtccacccaatcaaaggatcagagaattagtctagtactgaaagcataagctacagctagctagcactgcagtgcataaaatgtggtgcaTAATTGacttaaagagagagaaatgtaatagttgaacagttttcaacaaatactttttttcaaaaacgagggagaagagagagagagagattacatttttttccttccgtttcacttacttagctagcaaatgcagctggctagtttagttactcaaacacccagctcaaacagagggacgctatgttaactagctggctatgactttccaacacaacactggaactcttcccagtcaaggtaagcttttagtttaataatttattgccaccggggcccgtcggtgtaactgcttactgcctatatacactgtaacgttactgcaggATTGTAGCGAgtttactaacacattagttcTATTTGCTATGTTGACTAGGATGCTACTTTAGGTAACATGGGGACAATGACAtgatttggcttggaaagttttttttgtcTGGTGACGCATAGAGATGAGAAGGAATACAatatggctgctatgaaagtgacctgtgtttatgtgtgatcagggatgtattcattatgccgattctgttgaaaatctTTTCTTAACCGGAAGCAAACGAAACGGGGATATAAAATACCTGCATTTGTCCAATAAAAACTtgtgtttgcaactgttggactaatgattacaccctaaataagctagatacaggcaagagtgtgcaagacggtattgaatgtgtcactgtctgtccatgtgtcactgtctgtcacctcaattTTCTCTCGACCTgcgtgcacctacgttgtaaactttcattcataggctaggttgtagaaacctcatgatgggtatagggaaaactcaagtatcatgtagtagcataaacctatcaatgttacagtGAAATGGTTGAATGgagtatgaatgacagtcatccaacaagCTGTAATAGATAGGAATAATGCCATGGTCATGAAAAAAAAACActggtgtgtgttggtttgtctATTTCACATGTTCATTGAGAGGAATGCTTCCGTAAAGTACCTTGAGGTTGTGATCACTGGGGCTTTGCCTCTGTTGGCTGGAGGGAGGtgtagaagaggaggatgagggaggagcaggtggaaaagaagaggaagagggaggactGGCCTGGATCTGTGGGGAGGAGTCTGTCCTTGTGGCCCTGTTAgatgtctctccctctatgtacacATCCTGCAGTGTGGGGCTGGCCTTGCTGTCCTGTGGTGACTTACTGCTTTTGAACCTCCCAGGGTCAGACAGGTCCAGAGGAGAGTCAGCCCCTTTCAGCCCCTCCCCAAACACCCTCTCTGGCTGCACCAACACATCCCGACATGGGTGCTGCACCCCCCGCCTGTCTTGGTCCTGGACCCGTGCAGCTGGGCTCTTCCCAGGCTTGGGCCAGGCCTGCCCAGTGCTCTGCCCCCTGCTCTGGTTGTTGCTGCTGCTCTGCTGGTGGAAGGTCTggaggttggggttagggttggggtggACCACCAGGCCATCACCAACAGAGGTGGCCAGGGTGCCCCAGTCAGAGTGCTCGGGCAGGGGccaggggacagagagatgggtaCTCTTGATAGGAAATGGACGGTAGGGGACCGGGGCATGGACCAGGTCACATTTTTGCTTCTCATCTCCacgtagagaggaggaggataaagagggagaagaagggagaggggtgTTCTTCAGGACAAACAGGTGGGGGGGAATGGAGGGAGTGACAGGGTAGCGCTGCTGGCCAATTGTTTCCATACTATGGACTCTAAGAGAAGGGAAGGatgggggaagaggagaaagagagggaagagaggaaaaggttATAAGGTAAATGTGCTTCTCTTTTCACTATCTTTTGCTGTTATTGCCTCACTTGCTCACCTCTTCTCCCCAGTGTTGCCTCTGGCTGTACTTTGCTCTGGCCTCAATGCTTGTGGGATGGGAGTGGACATGAATAGAGGCTTATGGGATTTCTGTGTGCGTTAAGAAGGTAGATGGTGGCTGAGAGGGGACATTTTGACTTGTTCTATATTGATCCATATGTTCAGCTAATGATTTGTTTTTAAGACAAACAAAATCACTTACATAGGATTGTTTTCCATGCCATCCCTTCACATGTCTACGTTCAAGTAGCGTCTCTATTTTGTCAAAAAGCCCAAAGAAGAAAACAAATCCTGATGATTATACTGGTGATAGTGATGAGTATCATTAATTGACTCAAAATACTTTAAGTTCATGATGAGAAGTGTATTCTTTCCTCTCACCGTCAGCTACAAAGGAACGTCTGTGGCCCATCTCAGTATTGACTATGGACAGCCCGGCAGTGGCGCCCTCTGGTGGCTGGCTGAGAGACCTGATGGCTGTGGCGTGTGGCACAGCAGAAGGTGAAATGTCAGCAGACTGCCTGACCTCCGGGGTTGCATCCTGGGAGGAGGAATGTCCACCCTGACTCCTGAAATGACAAGAATGTTATGCTCCAACTAACAAGACAAAATCACATTTATTCACGCAAAGTTACACACAACAATAGGCTCACTTGTAATAAAACAGGCTGCGTATACAAAACGATAAGAtaatcttcctaatattgatttgcacccccaccctccttttgccctcagaacagcctcaattcttcgaggcatggactctacaaggtgtcaagctttccacagagatgctgggctatgttgactccaatgcttcccacagttgtgtcaagttggctggatgtcctttgggtggtggaccattcttgatacaaacgggaaactgttgagcgtggaaaaacccTGAAGTATTGCagctcttgacacaaaccggtgcgcctggcacctactaccataccccgttcaaaggcacttaaatcttttatcttgcccattcaccctctcacATACAGtgtgttcagaaagtattcacaccctttaaacttttccacattttgttgtgttacagcatgatttaaaaataaatggattaaattgagatgttgtgtcactggtctacacacgatactctataatgtcaaagtggaattatgtttttagaattttttacaaatgaatttaaaatgaaatgctgaaatgtcttgagttaataagtattcaacccctttgttatggcaaacctaaataagttcaggagtacaaatgtgcttaacaagtcacataataagttgcatggactcactctgtgtgcaataatagtgtttaacatgattttttagtGACTACTTTCTTTATGTACCACACacataattatctgtaaggtccctcagtcaagcagtgaaattcaaacacagatttaaccacaaagaccagtgagGTTTTGCAATTCCTTGCAAAGAAGGGCTACCTATTGGTAGAcgggtaaaacatttaaaagcagacactgaatatccctttgagcatagtgacgttattaattacactttggatggtgtatcaattacatccagtcactacagagatacaggtgtccttcctaactcagttgccggagaggaaggaaaccgctcagggatttcaccgtgaggccaatggtgactttaaaacaatcacatcgtttaatggctgtgataggagaaaactgaagatggatcagcaacactgtagttactccacaataccaacctaaatgacagagtgaaatgaaggaagcctgtacaaaatacaaatattccaaaacatgcatcctgtttgcaaaagtaataatgcaaaaaaatgCAAATACATGTACTTTATGTACACaacacaaagcattatgttttgggcaaatccaacaacacaaatcactgagtaccactcttcatattttcaagcatggtggtggctgcatcatgttatgtgtatgcttgtcatcgacaaggaCTAGGGAGCTTTTTAGgacaaaaaaaaatggaatggagcgaagcacaggcaaaatcctagaggaaaacctgtttcagtctgctttccaatagacactgggagaaaaatccacctttcagcaggataataaacTAAAACGCAAGACCAAATCTAaactggaattgcttaccaagacaaaattgaatgttcctgagtgacttAGTTAaggttttgacttaaatcagcttaaaaatctatggcaagacttgaaaatggctgtctggcAGTGATCAACCACCAAgtagacagagcttgaagaacttAAAAAATAATAAGGTAAATATTtgacaatccaggtgtgcaaaactcttaaagacttacccagaaagactcacagctgtaatcgatgccaaaggtgaTTGTACATGtacaggtgtgaatacttatgtaaatcagacATTTCTGTATTTTGTTTTCAATACAATTCTCCAAAATGTCTATAAAGATGTTttgactttgttattatggggtattgtgtgtagatggatgagatttaaaaaaaaaaaaatgttgatgtaacacaacaaaatgtggaacaagtcaaggggtgtgaatacttacaaatccttctttaacccgtctcctccccttcatcgacactgattgaagtggatttatcaagtgacatcagtaaacgatcatagctttcaacttgattcacctggtcagtctatgtcatggaaagagcaggtgttcataatatgTTTGTCACTCGGTGCATATAACTCACTCTTGTGCTCCTCTCAGATGACTGACTTCCTCTTGCAGTCTCTGGTTCTCCGTTTTCATTTTGTTCATCTTTCCCACTACAAAATAACCCACAGTCCATGGCTAATGTTTAAGTACTATACTGTAGCTATAAAATAAGCATTATTGTTGGATCTTTACACAATGCTTGAGATGCATGTGAAGGAGGGGTTgatgtgttagctagctacccagGATGGAAATATGATGGAGGCTCTGGATCTGGGAGGTCTCATACTCCTGCTGCCTGCGCTTGGCCACGTCCTGAGTGACAGTACACCTGTCACAGAGCCCCGCCCTCAACCTGCAGCACAGAGGTCACCAGGGGGTCAAACATTGACACACATTCAGCAACACATTGTGTTAAGACAGCACACACTAAAACACCCTATTTTAATATTTCTCATTAGTTAGTATACTTTTTTGATATTGtatactgcactgttgggtagGGCTTGCAagttaagaatttcactgtacatgtgcatgtgaaaaataaaacGTTCAGCTAAAAATACTAATATAGAATacccaaacacagagacacacagagggacccACCTATTTTCCAGCTGTTTGATGTTTTCTGTAAGTAATCTCTGGTGCTCTTTCAGCTGTTGGTTCTTGTTAAACAGCTCCTCCATT carries:
- the LOC112215986 gene encoding DNA endonuclease RBBP8, translating into MALEGFNKLFHKLREAHEREVKEWQETFQELNNKNSCETKQMEELFNKNQQLKEHQRLLTENIKQLENRLRAGLCDRCTVTQDVAKRRQQEYETSQIQSLHHISILVGKMNKMKTENQRLQEEVSHLRGAQESQGGHSSSQDATPEVRQSADISPSAVPHATAIRSLSQPPEGATAGLSIVNTEMGHRRSFVADETLLERRHVKGWHGKQSYKSHKPLFMSTPIPQALRPEQSTARGNTGEKRVHSMETIGQQRYPVTPSIPPHLFVLKNTPLPSSPSLSSSSLRGDEKQKCDLVHAPVPYRPFPIKSTHLSVPWPLPEHSDWGTLATSVGDGLVVHPNPNPNLQTFHQQSSSNNQSRGQSTGQAWPKPGKSPAARVQDQDRRGVQHPCRDVLVQPERVFGEGLKGADSPLDLSDPGRFKSSKSPQDSKASPTLQDVYIEGETSNRATRTDSSPQIQASPPSSSSFPPAPPSSSSSTPPSSQQRQSPSDHNLKEGGQSEMVEADGKADKRTGKESKDRKDPVLTISLHPVVLLEALNYGLQNKLYSNGKSAQSTAAGSNSDDQEVESSLSGSESSQSSKRKWTRLDTDTEAPRQKEKRINLLSTVTGEEPTEVKQMTGQG